One genomic window of Parasteatoda tepidariorum isolate YZ-2023 chromosome 9, CAS_Ptep_4.0, whole genome shotgun sequence includes the following:
- the LOC107444405 gene encoding neuropeptide F receptor-like: MEVFASSSSNSSMDVFNFNWSQVARILEEHLSDHVFEGSKKTILLSSYVGLVFAGVSINLIVSLVIVCNSRLRVARNLLIVNLSFSDLMLCLFCMPFTLIELMNRTWNLGAFLCRGVPFVQGITIFVASATVSAIAIDRQQVIINFNGNKKKMKNGKSNMLLYTTILWFFSVLLSLPILFSKTVTTVSLAGMVLYNKCIEQWPSTHAKAMYTILILIAQFFIPSIVLTVTHFRIKSYLNRSVRRHDAKSSPRTSERLRKELKRNNRATVVLSFISVVFAISWLPWNAFNIMADFDLLSDMPADQFYLAFAVCHLVAMSSSITNPILYGWFNSNVRRELRQCRLALFSHIFTENKESKIEGTNGSAVYDNTYIRSSGKPELQESQL, from the exons ATGGAAGTATTTGCAAGTTCTTCATCCAACTCCTCAATGGacgttttcaattttaactggAGTCAAGTGGCTCGTATTTTAGAAGAACATCTAAGTGATCATGTTTTTGAAG gTTCGAAGAAAACGATATTATTATCCAGTTATGTAGGCCTAGTTTTTGCTGGAGTTAGCATCAATTTAATAGTGTCTTTGGTAATAGTTTGTAATTCCCGTCTACGAGTTGCTCGGAATCTTCTAATAGTAAACCTGAGCTTTTCTGATCTCATGCTTTGCTTGTTTTGCATGCCTTTTACTCTGATTGAGCTTATGAACCGTACATGGAACCTTGGCGCATTTCTTTGTCGAGGCGTTCCATTTGTGCAAGGTATCACTATATTTGTTGCTTCAGCTACGGTATCTGCAATTGCCATTGATCGCCAACAAGTAATTATCAATTTCAAtggtaacaaaaagaaaatgaaaaatgggaAGAGTAACATGCTTCTGTATACCACTATACTCTGGTTCTTTTCTGTGCTCTTGTCTCTTCCAATACTTTTCTCAAAAACTGTTACCACAGTCTCATTAGCTGGAATGGTGCTATACAACAAATGCATCGAACAATGGCCTTCGACCCATGCTAAGGCGATGTATACCATTCTTATCTTAATAGCACAGTTTTTTATTCCAAGCATTGTCTTAACTGTAACACACTTCCGTATTAAATCATATCTGAACAGGAGTGTTCGAAGACACGATGCAAAAAGTTCTCCTCGAACATCAGAACGCTTAAGAAAGGAACTGAAAAGAAATAACCGAGCCACAGTTGTATTGTCTTTCATATCTGTGGTGTTTGCTATAAGCTGGTTGCCATGGAATGCTTTTAATATCATGGCGGATTTTGATCTTCTCTCTGATATGCCAGCTGATCAATTCTATTTAGCATTCGCCGTTTGCCATTTAGTTGCAATGTCATCTAGTATAACTAACCCTATATTATATGGTTGGTTTAACAGTAATGTAAGAAGGGAACTTCGCCAATGTAGATTAGCATTATTTAGTcatatatttacagaaaataaagaatcaaaGATCGAAGGTACTAACGGATCTGCTGTGTATGATAATACTTATATAAGATCTTCGGGGAAACCAGAGCTACAAGAGAGTCAGCTCTAG